A genomic segment from Actinoplanes sichuanensis encodes:
- the argG gene encoding argininosuccinate synthase yields MTKRKIVLAFSGGLDTSYALVDFREKGWDVVTANIDTGGLHSGEADVVRARAEELGAVEHHVVDARAELYDRVITYAIKANYLRNGAYPSCVGAERLIQAEKVVQVALAVGADAVAHGSTGAGADHVRYDAVIRALAPHLEIVTPIRDERLTREGETDFLRSRGYEVSEKVKLYSINEGLIGTSIGGEETYGSWEYLPESAWTYTKSIDEAPEKGVELLISFEKGEVVSAVTADGEPLPSENSYDILSALNVLGGEHGVGRGIHMGSTMVGNLARVGFEAPGMLILIAAHRELEKLVLSNRQQATKATLGNTYGDLLHEAVYFDPIMDDFRAFLDSSQTRVTGTVRVLLHKGNIVLLGSRSPHSLLDAATRSGVVYGHGSSLWTGEQARAFAHMYSVPGAIQRAAAHPAE; encoded by the coding sequence ATGACCAAGCGCAAGATCGTCCTCGCTTTCTCCGGTGGTCTGGACACCTCGTACGCCCTCGTGGACTTCCGCGAGAAGGGCTGGGACGTGGTGACCGCCAACATCGACACCGGTGGCCTGCACAGCGGTGAGGCCGATGTGGTCCGGGCCCGCGCCGAGGAGTTGGGCGCCGTCGAGCACCACGTCGTGGACGCCCGCGCGGAACTCTACGACCGGGTGATCACCTACGCGATCAAGGCGAACTATCTGCGCAACGGCGCCTACCCGTCGTGTGTCGGTGCGGAGCGGCTGATCCAGGCGGAGAAGGTCGTCCAGGTCGCGCTGGCGGTCGGCGCGGACGCGGTGGCGCACGGCTCGACCGGCGCGGGCGCCGACCACGTGCGTTACGACGCGGTGATCCGGGCGCTGGCCCCGCACCTGGAGATCGTCACCCCGATCCGGGACGAGCGGCTCACCCGTGAGGGGGAGACCGACTTCCTGCGGTCGCGGGGCTACGAGGTGAGCGAGAAGGTCAAGCTGTACTCGATCAACGAGGGCCTGATCGGCACGTCGATCGGTGGCGAGGAGACCTACGGCTCCTGGGAGTACCTGCCGGAGTCGGCCTGGACCTACACCAAGTCGATCGACGAGGCGCCGGAGAAGGGCGTCGAGCTGCTGATCAGCTTCGAGAAGGGTGAGGTCGTCTCGGCGGTGACCGCCGACGGCGAGCCGCTGCCCAGCGAGAACAGCTACGACATCCTGTCCGCGCTCAACGTCCTGGGCGGCGAGCACGGCGTCGGCCGGGGCATCCACATGGGCTCCACCATGGTCGGCAACCTGGCCCGGGTCGGGTTCGAGGCGCCGGGCATGCTGATCCTCATCGCCGCGCACCGTGAGCTGGAGAAACTGGTCCTGTCGAACCGGCAGCAGGCCACCAAGGCGACGCTCGGCAACACCTACGGCGACCTGCTGCACGAGGCCGTCTACTTCGACCCGATCATGGATGACTTCCGGGCCTTCCTGGACTCCAGCCAGACCCGGGTCACCGGCACCGTGCGGGTCCTGCTGCACAAGGGCAACATCGTGCTCCTCGGCAGCCGGAGCCCGCACAGCCTGCTGGACGCGGCGACCCGGTCGGGTGTCGTCTACGGCCACGGCTCGTCGCTGTGGACCGGCGAGCAGGCCCGCGCCTTCGCCCACATGTACTCGGTGCCGGGCGCCATCCAGCGGGCCGCGGCCCACCCGGCCGAATAG
- the dapE gene encoding succinyl-diaminopimelate desuccinylase: MTSLDLTGDVVDLTRTICDIPSVSGDEKALADAVESALRAYPHLEVLRDGDAVVARTSLGRPTRVVIAGHLDTVPIADNLPVVVDGDVLRGRGTVDMKAGVAMALHLAATLTEPRYDVTYVFYDHEEVAARLNGLGRLVRNHPDWLVGDFAILGEPSDGTVEGGCQGTMRVKITVPGVAAHSARSWKGSNAIHSAGAVLDVLRAYVPRQPIVDGLQYHEGLNAVKIEGGIAGNVIPDLCTVHINHRFAPDRDVAEAEAHLRAVFAGFELEVTDAAPGSRPGLDRPAAKEFVELVGRTPQAKLGWTDVSRFAGLGVPAVNFGPGDPLQAHTDGEHVLVPEIRQALHVLTTWLKA, translated from the coding sequence ATGACCAGCCTCGATCTGACCGGTGATGTTGTCGATCTCACTCGGACCATCTGTGATATTCCGTCCGTAAGTGGCGACGAGAAGGCCCTGGCCGACGCCGTGGAGAGCGCCCTGCGCGCCTATCCGCACCTCGAGGTGCTGCGTGATGGTGACGCGGTGGTGGCGCGGACGTCCCTGGGCCGACCGACCCGGGTGGTGATCGCCGGGCATCTCGACACCGTGCCGATCGCCGACAATCTGCCCGTCGTGGTCGACGGCGACGTGCTGCGCGGGCGCGGCACCGTCGACATGAAGGCGGGTGTCGCGATGGCCCTGCACCTGGCCGCGACACTGACCGAGCCGCGCTATGACGTGACCTATGTGTTCTACGACCACGAGGAGGTCGCGGCCCGACTCAACGGGCTCGGCCGACTGGTCCGTAATCACCCGGACTGGCTGGTCGGCGACTTCGCGATCCTCGGTGAGCCGTCCGACGGCACGGTCGAGGGCGGCTGTCAGGGCACCATGCGGGTGAAGATCACCGTGCCCGGGGTGGCGGCCCATTCGGCGCGCTCGTGGAAGGGCAGCAACGCCATCCACAGCGCGGGCGCCGTGCTCGACGTGCTGCGCGCCTACGTGCCCCGGCAGCCGATCGTCGACGGTCTGCAGTATCACGAGGGGCTCAACGCCGTGAAGATCGAGGGCGGCATCGCCGGCAACGTGATCCCCGACCTGTGCACGGTCCACATCAACCACCGGTTCGCTCCGGACCGTGACGTGGCCGAGGCCGAGGCGCATCTGCGTGCGGTGTTCGCCGGGTTCGAGCTGGAGGTGACCGACGCGGCGCCGGGTTCGCGGCCGGGGCTGGACCGGCCCGCCGCCAAGGAGTTCGTCGAGCTCGTCGGCCGCACACCGCAGGCCAAGTTGGGCTGGACCGACGTGTCGCGGTTCGCCGGGCTGGGCGTCCCGGCGGTCAATTTCGGCCCGGGTGACCCGCTGCAGGCACACACCGACGGTGAGCACGTGCTGGTGCCGGAGATCCGGCAGGCCCTGCACGTGCTCACCACCTGGCTCAAGGCATAG
- the argH gene encoding argininosuccinate lyase: MSESDEPTRLWGGRFAGGPAEALARLSVSVQFDWRLAPYDLLASRAHARVLANAGLLDADELGKILAALDDLASACAAGEFRPTIEDEDVHTALERGLLERLGALGGKLRAGRSRNDQVATDLRLYLRDHARGVAVALIELADALTEQAARNVDTPAPGLTHVQHAQPVSFGHWLLAHVQPLLRDLERLKDWDARTAISPLGSGALAGSSLPLDPAAVAKELGFTAPAQNSMDAVADRDFVAEFLFVTALIGVHLSRLGEEVVLWTSTEFGWVELDDAFATGSSIMPQKKNADIAELARGKSGRLVGGLVAVLTMLKGLPLTYDRDMQEDKEPAFDAVDTLELLLPALAGMVSTMTVRVDRLAAAAPVGFSLATEVADWLVRKGVPFRDAHEITGKLVALCSARECELEDLTDDDLKTVSEHLDPSVREVLSVSSALAARTTPGSTGPGPVADQLATVQHKLDNWRQWAVEKVVPR; this comes from the coding sequence GTGTCGGAGAGCGACGAGCCGACGAGGCTGTGGGGTGGCCGTTTCGCCGGTGGTCCGGCGGAGGCGCTCGCCCGGCTGAGCGTCAGCGTCCAGTTCGACTGGCGGCTCGCGCCGTACGATCTGCTGGCCTCCCGCGCGCACGCCCGGGTGCTGGCCAACGCGGGCCTGCTCGACGCCGACGAGCTGGGAAAGATCCTGGCCGCGCTGGATGATCTGGCGTCGGCCTGCGCGGCCGGCGAGTTCCGTCCCACGATCGAGGACGAGGACGTGCACACCGCCCTGGAGCGGGGCCTGCTGGAGCGCCTCGGCGCGCTCGGCGGCAAACTCCGGGCCGGCCGTTCCCGTAACGACCAGGTCGCCACCGACCTGCGGCTCTACCTGCGCGATCACGCCCGCGGGGTGGCCGTGGCGCTGATCGAGCTGGCCGACGCGCTGACCGAGCAGGCGGCCCGTAACGTCGACACCCCGGCCCCCGGCCTGACCCACGTGCAGCATGCGCAGCCGGTCAGCTTCGGCCACTGGCTGCTGGCGCACGTGCAGCCGCTGCTGCGTGACCTGGAGCGGCTGAAGGACTGGGACGCGCGGACCGCGATCAGCCCGTTGGGCTCGGGCGCGCTGGCCGGCTCGTCGCTGCCGCTGGACCCGGCGGCGGTCGCCAAGGAGCTGGGCTTCACCGCCCCCGCACAGAACTCGATGGACGCTGTCGCCGACCGTGACTTCGTGGCCGAGTTCCTCTTCGTGACCGCGCTGATCGGCGTGCACCTGTCCCGTCTCGGTGAGGAGGTCGTCCTCTGGACGTCGACCGAGTTCGGCTGGGTCGAGCTGGACGACGCCTTCGCCACCGGGTCGTCGATCATGCCGCAGAAGAAGAACGCGGACATCGCCGAGCTGGCCCGGGGTAAGAGCGGGCGTCTGGTCGGCGGTCTGGTCGCGGTGCTCACCATGCTCAAGGGGCTTCCCCTGACGTACGACCGGGACATGCAGGAGGACAAGGAGCCGGCCTTCGACGCGGTCGACACCCTGGAGCTGCTGCTGCCCGCGCTGGCCGGGATGGTCTCGACGATGACGGTCCGGGTGGACCGCCTGGCCGCGGCCGCCCCGGTGGGTTTCTCGTTGGCCACCGAGGTCGCCGACTGGCTGGTCCGCAAGGGTGTGCCGTTCCGTGACGCGCACGAGATCACCGGCAAACTGGTGGCTCTCTGCTCGGCCCGCGAGTGCGAGCTGGAGGACCTGACCGACGACGATCTGAAGACGGTCAGCGAGCACCTGGACCCGTCGGTGCGCGAGGTGCTGTCAGTGTCGTCGGCGCTGGCCGCCCGGACCACGCCCGGTTCGACGGGCCCCGGCCCGGTCGCCGACCAGCTCGCGACCGTGCAGCACAAGCTGGACAACTGGCGTCAGTGGGCGGTCGAGAAGGTCGTGCCCCGCTAG